A genomic region of Kribbella sp. NBC_00382 contains the following coding sequences:
- a CDS encoding DUF1707 and DUF4870 domain-containing protein: protein MSTSDLLVTPAQRDRAVEILQEMYADGRLDRFEFDTRLELALKSRTRAELNGTFDGLVARPVPTFAPAAFTRPVAVRPPSEGRGMGLVTHWLGFPTFFVGPALVAASAGKQNPVIRKHAVEALNFQLSALGLFALLGIVTGVTDGFTGFLFPLVGLVWFVLTGIGGIAALLGSEFRYPFTLRMIR, encoded by the coding sequence ATGTCCACTTCAGACCTGCTGGTGACGCCGGCCCAACGGGACCGCGCCGTCGAGATTCTTCAAGAGATGTACGCCGACGGACGCCTGGACCGGTTCGAGTTCGACACCAGGCTGGAACTGGCGCTCAAGTCCCGGACCCGGGCCGAGCTCAACGGCACCTTCGACGGCCTGGTCGCGCGACCCGTACCGACCTTCGCCCCGGCGGCCTTCACCCGGCCGGTCGCGGTCCGGCCGCCGTCGGAGGGGCGGGGGATGGGCCTCGTCACGCACTGGCTCGGGTTCCCCACCTTCTTCGTCGGCCCGGCGCTGGTCGCGGCCAGCGCCGGCAAGCAGAACCCGGTCATCCGCAAACACGCGGTGGAGGCGCTGAACTTCCAGCTCAGCGCCCTCGGCCTCTTCGCCCTGCTCGGCATCGTGACCGGGGTGACCGACGGTTTCACCGGCTTCCTGTTCCCGCTGGTCGGCCTGGTCTGGTTCGTCCTGACCGGCATCGGCGGCATCGCGGCCCTGCTCGGCTCCGAGTTCCGCTACCCCTTCACCCTCCGGATGATCCGCTGA
- a CDS encoding ATP-binding cassette domain-containing protein, which yields MTVTAKPAAEATRLRAPILSGRGLIKTFGRVVGLDGVDLDLYAGEVLAVIGDNGAGKSTLIKCLTGALIPDAGQLTLEDVPVTFRGPQDARAAGIETVYQTLAVAPALDIASNLYLGREERRAGILGSVFRMLDHRGMRDRATAAVHDLGIQTIQNIQQTVETLSGGQRQAVAVARAAAFGSKVVVLDEPTAALGVKESGQVLEMIKGLRERGLPVILISHNMPHVWEVADRIHIQRLGRCAGVITPQSHTMTEGVAIMTGATTLQDD from the coding sequence ATGACAGTCACAGCCAAGCCGGCGGCGGAGGCGACCCGGCTGCGGGCGCCGATCCTGTCCGGCCGGGGACTGATCAAGACCTTCGGCCGCGTGGTCGGCCTGGACGGTGTCGACCTCGACCTGTACGCCGGTGAGGTACTCGCCGTCATCGGCGACAACGGCGCCGGCAAGTCCACGCTGATCAAGTGCCTCACCGGAGCCCTCATCCCCGATGCCGGGCAACTGACGCTCGAAGACGTCCCGGTCACCTTCCGCGGTCCACAAGACGCCCGGGCAGCCGGCATCGAGACGGTCTACCAAACACTGGCCGTGGCCCCCGCCCTCGACATCGCCAGCAATCTCTATCTGGGCAGAGAGGAACGCCGCGCCGGCATTCTCGGCAGCGTCTTCCGCATGCTCGACCATCGCGGCATGCGCGACCGGGCCACGGCGGCCGTCCACGACCTGGGCATCCAGACGATCCAGAACATCCAGCAAACAGTGGAGACCCTGTCCGGCGGTCAACGCCAAGCCGTCGCCGTCGCCCGCGCGGCCGCGTTCGGCAGCAAGGTCGTCGTCCTCGACGAACCGACCGCTGCGCTCGGGGTCAAGGAGTCGGGACAAGTCCTCGAGATGATCAAGGGACTCCGCGAACGCGGACTACCCGTCATCCTGATCAGCCACAACATGCCGCACGTCTGGGAGGTGGCCGACCGCATCCACATCCAGCGCCTCGGCCGCTGCGCCGGAGTCATCACCCCGCAGTCCCACACGATGACCGAAGGCGTCGCGATCATGACCGGCGCCACCACCCTCCAGGACGACTGA